A region from the Terriglobia bacterium genome encodes:
- a CDS encoding aquaporin, translating to MYSMPQKLVAEFIGTFTLIFIGAGSICADQFLHGTGGPGLLGIAVAHGLAIGIMITALGHICGGHFNPAVTIGFWVTKRFSTLEVVGYWAAQLAGAVAAAFLLKMLVPEDTWRAVALGTPDLARDFTRLNGMILESVMTFFLVLVVFATAVDEKGAFNKIAGFGIGLTITMDVLMGGPLTGAAMNPARAFGPALAAGHWANHGVYWVGPLAGGFLAGLLYDSLFLKKS from the coding sequence ATGTACAGCATGCCGCAGAAACTTGTCGCCGAATTCATCGGCACGTTCACCTTGATCTTCATCGGAGCCGGCTCCATCTGTGCGGATCAGTTCCTGCACGGCACGGGTGGGCCGGGTCTCCTGGGGATTGCCGTCGCGCATGGGCTGGCGATAGGAATCATGATCACAGCACTGGGCCACATCTGCGGGGGCCACTTCAATCCCGCGGTGACCATCGGCTTCTGGGTGACCAAGCGCTTCAGCACTCTGGAGGTCGTGGGGTACTGGGCGGCGCAACTGGCGGGCGCAGTGGCGGCCGCCTTTCTGCTGAAGATGCTCGTTCCCGAAGACACCTGGCGCGCCGTGGCCCTGGGCACGCCGGACCTGGCGCGCGACTTCACGCGCCTCAACGGCATGATCCTCGAGAGCGTCATGACCTTCTTCCTCGTGTTGGTGGTCTTTGCCACCGCGGTAGATGAGAAGGGCGCCTTTAACAAGATCGCCGGCTTCGGCATCGGCCTGACCATCACCATGGACGTCCTCATGGGCGGCCCGCTGACCGGCGCGGCCATGAACCCCGCACGGGCCTTCGGTCCCGCGCTGGCCGCCGGTCACTGGGCCAATCATGGCGTCTACTGGGTGGGGCCGCTGGCCGGAGGCTTCCTTGCCGGCCTGCTCTACGATTCGCTGTTCCTGAAGAAAAGCTGA